The proteins below are encoded in one region of Hydrogenobacter sp.:
- the rpmD gene encoding 50S ribosomal protein L30: MRDEGMIKVTLVRGLAGKPEAHIKAVRSLGLKKLGQSKVLPDNPAVQGNIRKAFYLLKVERV; the protein is encoded by the coding sequence ATGCGAGATGAAGGTATGATAAAGGTAACCTTAGTTAGGGGACTTGCAGGCAAACCGGAAGCTCATATAAAAGCTGTGAGAAGTTTGGGACTGAAAAAGTTGGGTCAATCAAAGGTGCTTCCCGACAATCCCGCAGTGCAAGGTAACATAAGGAAGGCATTTTACCTTCTGAAAGTAGAGAGGGTTTAA